A part of Myxococcales bacterium genomic DNA contains:
- a CDS encoding sodium:solute symporter family protein, translating into MESLSSGLFLALTGFVYLLVAFLASKGVSTQSDYLLGNRNFSTLSITLTLVATQLGAGMIFGTAQESFEKGFWGLGYNFGMSLGLIILGLGVGSRLRELNINTTAELFETKYASPNLRKLAALISIFTMGGILAAQIVASRQLFSSLFDLSPWWLIAFWLVVISYTMFGGIKAIIATDILQVILIVVVFLGVVFLVIPRQEIFSLGELTFPKGSDYSFNSQGFLSVLMLPALFSLIEQDLAQRFFAARNQKVATLSALFAAVILLTFASIPMLLGIYAKSVGIIPVDGQSPLVLLLQSKLSSFGMTVVACALLAAICSTADSLLGAASSNLIADFANKNSKRAVLNSQLITFLVGSLALVIAFYFDSVIALLVKSYSLSISALFVPLLIAMFSKNPSKTGAQFSVSSGFVIFILCEFLDLKDTSVFIALFFSAIAYYAGSFYQKNK; encoded by the coding sequence ATGGAATCCCTATCATCCGGCCTTTTTTTGGCTCTCACAGGTTTTGTTTATTTATTGGTAGCCTTTTTAGCTTCCAAAGGTGTCTCTACCCAATCTGATTACCTTTTAGGCAATCGGAATTTCAGCACGCTCAGCATTACACTGACGCTTGTCGCGACACAGTTAGGTGCGGGTATGATATTTGGCACAGCGCAAGAATCTTTTGAAAAAGGTTTTTGGGGTTTAGGCTATAACTTTGGCATGTCACTGGGGCTTATTATTTTGGGGCTTGGAGTTGGATCGCGCCTTCGCGAGCTCAACATAAACACTACTGCCGAATTATTTGAAACCAAGTATGCATCACCGAATTTACGAAAACTTGCAGCTCTCATATCTATCTTTACCATGGGGGGCATCCTTGCTGCGCAGATTGTTGCATCGCGACAACTCTTTTCATCGCTTTTTGATTTAAGCCCCTGGTGGCTTATAGCTTTTTGGCTAGTAGTAATTAGCTACACCATGTTTGGGGGTATCAAAGCTATTATTGCTACAGATATTCTTCAAGTAATTTTGATTGTCGTGGTTTTTTTAGGAGTAGTTTTCTTGGTAATCCCAAGGCAAGAAATCTTTTCCTTAGGCGAGCTTACTTTTCCCAAAGGCTCAGATTACTCCTTTAACAGCCAAGGATTTTTATCGGTACTGATGCTACCTGCACTCTTTTCTCTTATTGAACAAGATTTAGCACAGCGATTTTTTGCAGCGCGAAACCAAAAAGTGGCTACCCTATCGGCTCTTTTTGCCGCTGTTATTCTGCTGACTTTTGCAAGCATCCCAATGCTTCTTGGCATTTATGCAAAAAGTGTTGGCATCATTCCTGTTGATGGGCAATCTCCTTTGGTACTGCTCTTACAAAGCAAACTATCGAGCTTTGGCATGACTGTCGTAGCCTGCGCATTGTTGGCAGCGATATGTTCCACGGCTGATTCATTACTTGGGGCTGCAAGCTCAAACTTAATTGCCGATTTTGCTAATAAAAATTCTAAGCGCGCAGTACTTAATTCACAGCTCATCACTTTTTTGGTGGGGAGTTTGGCCTTAGTAATCGCTTTTTATTTTGACAGCGTCATCGCATTGCTCGTAAAAAGTTATTCCCTTTCCATCAGCGCACTGTTTGTGCCGTTGCTTATAGCTATGTTTAGCAAAAATCCATCTAAAACTGGTGCTCAATTTTCGGTTAGCTCCGGTTTTGTAATTTTTATATTGTGCGAATTTCTAGATTTAAAAGACACAAGTGTTTTTATAGCGCTGTTTTTTTCAGCCATTGCATATTATGCTGGCTCTTTTTACCAGAAGAACAAATAA
- a CDS encoding insulinase family protein: MNNFPRSDIKLPSSFTPIRNFQGIDEYVLNNGLKVLLFEDQSQANVTVNITYLVGSRHEGRGEAGMAHLLEHMLFRGTKTRRDVKGALQDKGAKFNATTWFDRTNYFETLTPTKENLEFALALEADRMINSLILQQDLDAEMTVVRNEFEMGENNPVHVLHDQVMSAAYRWHNYGKTTIGNRSDIERVPASTLRKFYEHYYQPDNAVLIVAGQFEQQEAMDLIEKYFAVLAKPSRILEQTYTEEPSQDGPREVVLERSGDMASVSAAYHVPAASHPDHAAIKIFMDALTDEPSGLLYRELVENSQSSELFSMVYALCEPGMALCFARPIKDEQAVSVRDRMIELIEENALDGIDEQQIERIKNRYLKRFKQSLSNSKEVALKLSEAIACGDWRLFFWYKEQVENTSLDDVKRVACYYFIRSNRTSGIFIPTKHVVRAKIDEVGDINQKLDALKEDNILSKGESFIADAKNIEQHIQRLKLNDWQSVALLAKKTRGESLRAQAIVRYGREELLKQYHEELEIMPALLWRGTTKYSYQELRDKLDSIMTSLDMGGHAGSLSVSLKTERSYQAKALELAAHVLQNPQFKEEEFFIVKQREIDDYEEIKNDPQRLGFQELERLKNPWPKDNFFYVPSFEEHITALKSLKLERVKEAYQKLFSCQNLCLGLVGDIDSGSMEQIPNLFNASSAIPYERPRRPFIENSAKELIFNTKDKEMALISSAFNFPMRDDYEDFAALKLANYMFGENMNSRLMHRIREKEGISYGAGSWVEISRHDETASVNLYAMSAPSSVSRAKKAIDEEWKRFIDDGVSAEELKNAQESIFLSFKNNLANDGYLVSTLSHDLEIARDFMWREKLFEKMNSLSQQDIRTAIQKWWSKARFSMVIAGDESKIN; encoded by the coding sequence ATGAATAATTTTCCCCGCTCCGACATAAAGCTGCCGTCTTCTTTTACACCAATCAGAAATTTCCAAGGTATCGATGAATATGTTCTGAATAACGGTTTAAAGGTGCTTTTATTTGAAGATCAATCTCAAGCTAATGTGACGGTTAATATTACTTATTTAGTGGGCTCTCGTCATGAAGGCCGGGGAGAGGCGGGAATGGCTCATCTCCTTGAGCATATGTTGTTTAGAGGAACAAAAACACGACGAGATGTGAAGGGTGCTTTGCAAGACAAAGGTGCAAAATTTAACGCAACTACTTGGTTTGATCGTACCAATTATTTTGAAACCTTGACTCCCACCAAAGAAAATCTTGAATTCGCTCTGGCTCTTGAAGCCGATCGCATGATTAATAGTCTCATATTGCAACAAGATCTTGATGCTGAAATGACCGTGGTGCGCAATGAATTTGAAATGGGGGAGAATAACCCGGTTCATGTGCTTCATGATCAAGTTATGTCAGCAGCCTATCGCTGGCACAATTATGGAAAAACTACTATTGGTAATCGTTCCGATATTGAGCGAGTACCAGCTAGTACTTTACGTAAATTTTATGAGCACTACTACCAGCCAGATAATGCTGTCTTAATAGTGGCGGGGCAGTTTGAACAGCAAGAGGCCATGGATTTAATTGAAAAATATTTTGCTGTACTTGCTAAGCCATCGCGCATTTTAGAACAGACCTACACGGAGGAGCCTTCTCAAGATGGGCCTCGTGAGGTTGTGTTAGAGCGCAGTGGAGATATGGCAAGTGTTTCTGCCGCTTATCATGTTCCTGCGGCTTCCCATCCAGATCATGCAGCTATAAAAATTTTTATGGATGCTTTAACTGATGAACCAAGCGGTTTGCTTTATCGAGAGCTTGTTGAAAATTCCCAATCTTCAGAATTATTTTCTATGGTTTATGCTTTATGTGAACCGGGAATGGCTTTATGTTTTGCTCGTCCAATCAAAGATGAACAAGCAGTAAGTGTTCGTGATCGTATGATCGAGCTGATTGAAGAAAATGCTTTGGATGGAATTGATGAACAACAGATTGAACGAATTAAAAACCGTTATCTAAAACGTTTCAAACAATCCTTATCAAATAGCAAAGAGGTGGCACTGAAATTGAGTGAGGCTATTGCCTGCGGAGACTGGCGTTTGTTCTTTTGGTATAAAGAGCAGGTTGAAAATACCAGCTTAGATGATGTGAAACGTGTTGCTTGTTATTATTTTATCCGTAGCAATCGTACGAGTGGAATTTTTATTCCTACAAAGCATGTCGTACGTGCAAAAATAGACGAGGTTGGCGATATCAATCAGAAACTTGATGCGCTTAAAGAAGACAATATCCTCTCTAAGGGAGAATCTTTTATTGCTGATGCCAAAAATATTGAGCAACATATCCAACGATTAAAGCTTAATGATTGGCAATCAGTTGCATTATTAGCTAAAAAAACTCGAGGTGAATCCCTGAGGGCTCAGGCTATTGTTCGCTATGGACGCGAAGAACTCCTGAAGCAATACCATGAAGAACTAGAAATCATGCCTGCGCTTTTGTGGCGGGGAACAACAAAGTACAGCTATCAAGAATTGCGGGACAAGCTAGACTCCATCATGACTTCACTTGATATGGGAGGCCATGCGGGTAGTTTGTCCGTTTCACTTAAAACCGAAAGAAGTTATCAAGCAAAAGCGCTCGAACTTGCGGCCCATGTTTTGCAAAATCCACAGTTTAAAGAAGAAGAATTTTTCATAGTTAAGCAGCGTGAAATTGATGACTATGAAGAGATAAAAAATGATCCACAGCGCTTGGGTTTCCAAGAGCTGGAGCGACTAAAAAACCCATGGCCCAAAGATAATTTTTTCTATGTGCCAAGTTTTGAAGAACATATTACAGCACTAAAATCTTTAAAGCTTGAACGAGTAAAAGAGGCCTATCAAAAATTATTTTCGTGCCAAAACCTTTGTCTTGGTTTGGTAGGAGATATAGACAGTGGTTCTATGGAGCAGATTCCTAATTTGTTCAATGCTTCATCGGCCATTCCGTATGAGCGCCCTCGAAGGCCCTTTATTGAAAATAGTGCCAAAGAGCTTATTTTTAATACCAAAGATAAAGAAATGGCGCTTATCTCATCTGCTTTTAATTTTCCAATGCGTGATGATTATGAGGATTTTGCAGCATTAAAATTGGCAAATTATATGTTCGGCGAAAATATGAACTCTCGCCTGATGCATCGTATACGTGAGAAAGAAGGAATTTCTTATGGCGCTGGCTCCTGGGTTGAGATAAGTAGACATGATGAAACAGCCTCGGTCAATCTGTATGCAATGTCTGCACCATCTAGTGTGTCTCGCGCAAAAAAAGCAATCGATGAAGAATGGAAACGCTTCATTGATGATGGTGTAAGTGCTGAAGAATTAAAAAATGCCCAAGAGAGCATCTTTCTAAGCTTCAAAAATAATTTGGCTAATGATGGATATTTAGTGAGTACCTTATCTCATGATCTAGAGATAGCTAGGGATTTCATGTGGCGAGAAAAACTGTTTGAGAAAATGAATAGTCTCAGCCAACAAGATATAAGAACTGCCATACAAAAATGGTGGAGTAAAGCTCGTTTCTCAATGGTGATTGCCGGGGATGAGTCCAAGATTAATTAA
- a CDS encoding glycine--tRNA ligase subunit beta produces the protein MPELLFEIGVEELPAHSLEPATAFMADYFEAALKERGLAALGISVQATPRRLVLMCDDVAIKQEDCEEEILGPSVTVAYEQPGVLSKAGLGFIRAKGIDESALFIKKTDKGDVIAAKIFIKGKDTASMLPEILHDMMRKIPFKKRMRWEESGESFARPVRWMVTLFDGHNIEFKFADVQSGKYSYGHRFLSPEAFLVGSKQQYLDELSKRYVMLDAKERAQSIYEQASHKVKALNGQLLEDPELMDTVKNLVEYPFVVVGSFDEEYLSIPEEILISEMKVHQKYFAVYGQNKQLKPYFICVAGVYPHDEQIFAQGNARVLRARFDDGAFYFAEDQKKTLAKHAQGLASLVFERELGTVKEKSERIETIALELAKILSFDEQKLDCIKEAAPLLKADLVCGVVGQFPELQGVMGSIYARKNGHSEDVCEAIKTHYWPRFSEDNLPVSKVSAILSIADKIDTLVGIMAIGKGPKGNKDPFALRRCAIAIVRILTSFGFDIEVPVLIGSALARYQEKFASRKQELSKEITEFFIQRARGVLIEELSSEDRELAVSFADAVLAVSSANLCDVFSKARILLSLRKENPENFDSLAQTIKRASNIVKKAQNIAQDFKDCDPNAVLTLSCEKELIASVEAAKGALDYKDLFARIVLIKPKLDAFFENVMVMVDDDKLKLARLSLLNSIKNTADKIADFTHL, from the coding sequence ATGCCAGAATTATTATTTGAAATAGGTGTTGAAGAATTGCCTGCCCACTCTCTAGAGCCAGCCACAGCTTTTATGGCTGATTATTTTGAGGCTGCCCTCAAAGAGAGAGGACTAGCAGCTTTGGGAATTTCAGTTCAAGCAACCCCTCGTCGCTTGGTGCTTATGTGCGATGATGTTGCTATCAAGCAAGAAGACTGTGAAGAAGAAATTTTGGGCCCAAGCGTCACTGTTGCCTATGAACAACCTGGTGTTCTTTCTAAAGCAGGCTTAGGATTTATCAGAGCCAAAGGAATCGATGAGTCAGCGCTTTTTATCAAAAAAACAGATAAAGGTGATGTGATTGCCGCAAAGATATTTATCAAAGGCAAAGATACAGCATCGATGCTGCCCGAGATTCTTCATGATATGATGCGCAAGATTCCATTTAAAAAGCGTATGCGTTGGGAAGAAAGTGGAGAATCTTTTGCTCGCCCTGTTCGGTGGATGGTGACTTTATTTGATGGCCACAATATTGAGTTTAAATTTGCTGATGTGCAATCAGGAAAATATTCCTACGGTCATCGATTTTTAAGTCCCGAAGCATTTTTGGTAGGCTCAAAACAACAGTATCTCGATGAATTGAGCAAACGCTATGTGATGCTTGATGCAAAAGAAAGAGCTCAGTCTATTTATGAGCAAGCCTCGCATAAAGTTAAGGCACTTAATGGGCAACTCTTAGAAGATCCTGAGTTAATGGATACTGTGAAAAATTTAGTTGAGTATCCTTTTGTCGTCGTGGGTAGCTTTGATGAAGAATATCTATCGATTCCTGAAGAAATTCTGATCAGCGAGATGAAAGTACACCAAAAATATTTTGCAGTGTATGGACAAAATAAGCAGCTCAAACCTTATTTTATTTGTGTAGCAGGTGTTTACCCTCATGATGAACAGATTTTTGCTCAGGGTAATGCGCGCGTCCTTCGTGCCCGTTTTGATGACGGAGCATTTTATTTTGCCGAGGATCAAAAGAAAACTTTGGCCAAGCATGCACAAGGCCTTGCCTCGTTGGTTTTTGAAAGGGAACTTGGCACCGTTAAGGAAAAGTCAGAGCGAATCGAAACAATAGCCTTGGAGCTTGCCAAGATATTATCTTTTGACGAGCAGAAACTTGACTGTATTAAAGAAGCAGCACCTTTGCTAAAAGCAGATTTGGTCTGTGGCGTAGTAGGGCAGTTCCCTGAACTTCAAGGTGTAATGGGGAGCATCTATGCTCGAAAAAATGGCCACAGCGAGGATGTTTGTGAGGCAATAAAGACACATTATTGGCCGCGGTTTTCTGAAGATAATTTGCCTGTATCGAAAGTATCAGCGATTTTATCCATAGCTGATAAAATTGATACGCTTGTGGGGATCATGGCAATAGGTAAGGGCCCCAAAGGCAATAAAGATCCCTTTGCTCTACGACGATGTGCCATTGCTATAGTGAGGATTTTAACTTCTTTTGGTTTTGATATTGAGGTTCCTGTTCTTATTGGTAGTGCGTTAGCACGTTATCAAGAAAAATTTGCCTCTAGAAAACAAGAACTGAGCAAAGAGATTACTGAGTTCTTCATTCAGCGTGCTCGAGGGGTGCTCATCGAAGAACTTTCCAGTGAAGACAGAGAGCTTGCAGTTAGTTTTGCTGATGCTGTGTTAGCTGTGTCATCTGCAAATTTATGCGATGTTTTTTCAAAAGCTCGGATCTTGTTGAGCTTGCGCAAAGAAAATCCAGAGAACTTTGATAGTTTGGCACAAACCATCAAACGAGCGAGTAACATTGTTAAAAAAGCCCAGAATATTGCACAAGATTTCAAAGACTGTGATCCAAATGCTGTGCTTACTTTGTCGTGTGAAAAAGAACTGATAGCCTCGGTAGAAGCTGCTAAAGGAGCTTTAGATTATAAAGATCTTTTTGCTCGTATTGTTCTTATTAAGCCTAAACTTGATGCTTTCTTTGAAAATGTAATGGTCATGGTGGATGACGACAAACTCAAGTTGGCTCGTTTAAGTTTACTCAATAGTATCAAAAATACAGCTGATAAAATTGCTGATTTTACTCATCTATAG
- a CDS encoding glycine--tRNA ligase subunit alpha — protein MKTFQDMILKLERYWADYGCVIAQPCDTEVGAGTLNQHTFLRVLGDKPWNVAYVEPSRRPADGRYGENPNRMQHFYQYQVILKPCPKNTQELYLDSLRAIGFEPKDFDVRFVEDDWEHPALGSWGLGWEVWAHGMEVTQFTYFQQNGGIELSTPCCELTYGLERLAMYMQNVENVFDLVWAVLPDGKKISYGDVHKRDEFEWSHHNFHLADIEMQQRHFEDYYRQAQMLLEAEMSIPAYDYVLKCSHAFNVLDARGAVSVTERAHYIGRIRAMAKNCALKYLEHNA, from the coding sequence ATGAAGACCTTTCAAGATATGATTCTTAAGCTGGAACGCTACTGGGCTGATTATGGCTGTGTTATTGCTCAGCCTTGCGATACGGAAGTAGGAGCAGGGACGCTCAATCAGCATACTTTTTTGCGAGTGTTGGGAGATAAGCCGTGGAATGTGGCCTATGTAGAGCCAAGTCGCAGGCCTGCAGATGGGCGCTACGGAGAAAATCCCAACCGCATGCAGCACTTTTATCAGTACCAGGTTATTTTGAAACCCTGTCCTAAAAATACTCAGGAACTCTATCTTGATTCTCTTAGGGCCATCGGCTTCGAGCCCAAAGATTTTGATGTTCGATTTGTTGAAGACGATTGGGAACATCCAGCTTTAGGATCATGGGGGCTCGGATGGGAAGTTTGGGCTCATGGTATGGAAGTAACCCAATTTACTTATTTTCAACAAAATGGAGGCATTGAGCTTTCTACGCCCTGTTGCGAACTTACCTATGGGTTAGAACGGCTTGCTATGTACATGCAAAACGTTGAAAACGTTTTTGATCTTGTGTGGGCAGTTTTGCCAGATGGAAAAAAAATAAGCTATGGCGATGTCCACAAACGAGACGAGTTTGAGTGGTCCCATCATAATTTTCATCTTGCTGATATTGAAATGCAACAACGGCATTTTGAAGACTATTACCGGCAAGCTCAAATGCTTCTTGAGGCTGAAATGTCTATTCCTGCTTATGACTATGTTCTTAAGTGTAGTCATGCGTTTAATGTGCTTGATGCTCGAGGCGCTGTAAGTGTTACTGAACGAGCACATTATATTGGTCGTATTCGCGCAATGGCTAAAAATTGTGCCCTTAAATATCTTGAACACAATGCTTAA
- a CDS encoding peptidylprolyl isomerase — protein MQRKKDMDELKSEFSLNDGDKLIAEFDTSMGTIVAELFWQDAPMTVHNFTQLAQGSKEWLDPTNNTKVKKPLYDGTIFHRVIKDFMIQGGDPLGSGIGGPGYKFKDEFSPKLRHSAKGILSMANAGPNTNGSQFFITERATPHLDNRHSVFGQVKDSTSLDIISKIASVETDARDKPTTPVVIKHIKITKA, from the coding sequence ATGCAGAGGAAAAAAGATATGGATGAATTAAAAAGTGAATTCTCATTAAACGATGGTGACAAATTAATAGCTGAATTCGATACCAGCATGGGGACCATCGTAGCCGAACTCTTTTGGCAAGATGCACCAATGACAGTTCATAACTTCACTCAGCTTGCACAAGGAAGCAAAGAGTGGTTGGATCCCACAAATAATACAAAAGTTAAAAAACCGCTCTATGATGGCACAATTTTTCATCGTGTAATCAAGGATTTTATGATCCAAGGTGGTGATCCCTTGGGTTCAGGTATCGGTGGACCTGGATATAAATTTAAAGACGAATTCAGCCCTAAGTTGAGACATTCGGCCAAAGGAATTTTATCTATGGCCAATGCAGGACCCAATACCAATGGTTCTCAATTTTTTATTACAGAAAGAGCGACCCCTCATCTAGACAATCGTCATTCCGTTTTTGGGCAAGTTAAAGATTCTACTTCTTTAGACATCATTAGCAAAATCGCAAGCGTAGAAACAGATGCCCGTGACAAACCAACGACTCCCGTGGTAATCAAGCACATCAAAATTACTAAAGCTTAG
- a CDS encoding YqgE/AlgH family protein, whose amino-acid sequence MTPSILIAPPSLVEQPFSESVIVLAGHQKNGSLGFILNRPIGITIKDLMDDDENHDPIHTNKEVLFGGPVDKNSGFIIYEHKYNRPLAPGFMVTKTVSISPARKLLEEAALGHLPGRFDLMLGYASWSKGQLWRELSKGYWLHSPFSKELVFGVPHHDRWQSSYEILGISPHAFVSVPGGAQA is encoded by the coding sequence ATGACTCCTTCGATCCTCATTGCCCCACCATCCTTGGTTGAGCAACCCTTCAGTGAATCAGTGATCGTGCTTGCTGGGCATCAAAAAAATGGTTCTTTAGGATTTATACTTAATCGCCCTATAGGCATTACCATCAAAGATCTGATGGACGATGACGAGAATCATGATCCTATCCATACAAACAAAGAAGTACTTTTCGGTGGACCGGTAGACAAAAATTCGGGTTTTATTATTTATGAGCACAAATATAATCGCCCATTAGCTCCGGGCTTCATGGTTACCAAAACGGTTTCTATTTCTCCCGCTCGTAAACTACTTGAAGAAGCAGCCCTAGGACACTTGCCTGGACGCTTTGATCTGATGTTGGGATATGCTTCTTGGAGTAAAGGTCAGTTATGGCGGGAGCTTAGCAAGGGTTACTGGCTTCACAGCCCCTTTTCAAAAGAGCTTGTATTTGGTGTACCTCATCATGATCGCTGGCAGTCTTCGTATGAAATTTTAGGTATTTCCCCTCACGCCTTTGTCAGTGTACCAGGCGGAGCGCAAGCATAA
- the mvaD gene encoding diphosphomevalonate decarboxylase, whose product MKQASAYANANIALVKYWGKSNQTLNIPAVSSLSMTLDCLGCNVTVEQSTLYRHFLSINGQIASTQDHERLTNYLETVRRIFSFKGFLSIFSQSSVPIAAGLASSAAFYAALSLALDHFFSLKLNHCELSKLARIGSASAARSIFGGFSGLFGGSITHDQSFAFPLETNLNLAMLVAIVCQEKKSISSRKAMNLTKDSSPFYDNFVSSHENDFSKAQTALASGGLEQLGSIMEHSTLKMHASMWTAQPSINYLQPKTLELMNLIYDIRKNHGAIAYFTMDAGPNVKILCELNKLPLIKSIIEQSGLTKALISSQPGKYAHVVHSC is encoded by the coding sequence ATGAAACAGGCCTCGGCCTACGCCAATGCTAACATAGCCCTCGTCAAATATTGGGGCAAAAGCAACCAAACTCTAAACATCCCAGCAGTCTCATCTTTATCAATGACGCTCGATTGTCTCGGCTGCAATGTGACAGTGGAACAGAGCACACTGTACCGACATTTTTTAAGCATCAACGGTCAGATAGCATCAACTCAAGATCATGAGCGGCTAACAAATTATTTAGAGACTGTGCGAAGAATTTTTTCTTTTAAGGGTTTTTTATCTATTTTTTCACAAAGCAGTGTACCTATTGCAGCCGGTCTTGCTTCATCTGCAGCCTTTTATGCCGCTTTGAGTCTTGCTCTCGATCATTTTTTTTCGTTAAAACTCAATCATTGTGAACTTTCTAAACTCGCGCGTATTGGCAGTGCCTCTGCGGCTCGAAGCATTTTTGGAGGGTTTTCCGGACTTTTTGGTGGTTCGATCACTCACGATCAATCCTTCGCGTTTCCTTTAGAAACTAATTTAAATCTTGCTATGTTGGTTGCGATCGTCTGCCAAGAAAAAAAATCTATTTCATCGAGAAAAGCAATGAACCTCACCAAAGATTCGTCGCCTTTTTATGACAATTTTGTCAGCAGCCATGAAAATGATTTTTCTAAAGCACAAACAGCTCTTGCTTCGGGCGGACTAGAGCAACTTGGCTCAATAATGGAACACTCTACTCTTAAAATGCATGCAAGCATGTGGACTGCTCAGCCAAGTATTAATTATCTCCAGCCCAAAACCCTTGAACTAATGAATCTTATTTATGACATTAGAAAAAATCATGGTGCCATAGCCTATTTCACCATGGACGCAGGGCCAAATGTCAAAATTCTTTGCGAACTAAATAAGCTGCCTTTGATAAAAAGTATTATTGAGCAGTCGGGTTTAACAAAAGCTCTCATAAGTTCTCAACCCGGCAAATATGCTCATGTGGTGCACTCATGCTAA
- a CDS encoding GrpB family protein, giving the protein MSKTKLINLLISYELGLKRGTILLKPHTPKWIKAFKHISLHLHNHITNIECHHIGSTCFKHGFAKPIVDVLIIFHPCTDFLQESKKIESLGFTYKGDYGIAKRHFFALYNDTLTIDYVHLHAFPRGNENIQKLLCFKEKLQFSFDLVNSYNQLKQSLVAQGVSRKEYPHAKGDWITKVISTY; this is encoded by the coding sequence ATGAGCAAAACAAAATTAATTAATCTACTTATCTCTTATGAACTAGGCTTAAAGCGAGGCACGATTTTACTCAAGCCGCACACTCCCAAATGGATTAAAGCCTTTAAGCATATTTCCTTACACCTCCACAATCACATCACAAATATTGAGTGCCACCATATAGGAAGCACCTGCTTCAAACATGGCTTTGCTAAACCGATAGTCGACGTATTAATTATTTTTCATCCCTGCACAGATTTTTTGCAAGAGAGCAAAAAAATTGAGTCCTTAGGCTTTACTTACAAAGGAGACTACGGCATTGCCAAGCGGCACTTTTTTGCCCTTTACAACGATACCCTAACAATAGACTATGTTCATCTTCATGCTTTCCCTCGAGGCAATGAAAATATTCAAAAGCTGCTTTGCTTTAAAGAAAAACTTCAATTTTCTTTTGATTTAGTAAATTCATACAATCAATTAAAACAATCGCTTGTTGCCCAAGGAGTATCGCGCAAGGAATATCCTCACGCTAAAGGCGACTGGATCACAAAAGTCATCTCAACATATTAA